A part of Myxococcus landrumus genomic DNA contains:
- the dps gene encoding DNA starvation/stationary phase protection protein Dps — protein sequence MYKSPSPLPEKTRATIADSLNARLADGLDLHSQIKVAHWNIKGPQFASLHPLFETFAVSLANHNDSIAERAVTLGAKAFGTSRHVGKASRLPEYPQETTRDLEHVKLLAERIEVYLDGLRESRKLFVEVDDADSEDLATGIIVEFEKHAWFLRASLEG from the coding sequence ATGTACAAGAGCCCCAGCCCCCTCCCCGAGAAGACCCGCGCCACCATCGCCGACTCGCTCAACGCGCGGCTCGCGGACGGCTTGGATTTGCACTCGCAAATCAAGGTGGCCCATTGGAACATCAAGGGCCCGCAGTTCGCGTCGCTGCACCCGCTGTTCGAGACCTTCGCGGTGAGCCTGGCCAATCACAACGACTCCATCGCCGAGCGCGCGGTGACGTTGGGCGCCAAGGCGTTTGGCACCAGCCGCCACGTGGGCAAGGCGAGCCGCCTGCCGGAGTATCCGCAGGAGACGACGCGCGACCTGGAGCACGTGAAGCTCCTGGCCGAGCGCATCGAGGTGTACCTGGACGGCCTGCGCGAGAGCCGCAAGCTCTTCGTCGAGGTGGATGACGCGGACTCCGAGGACCTGGCCACCGGCATCATCGTGGAGTTCGAGAAGCACGCGTGGTTCCTGCGTGCGTCACTGGAAGGCTGA